From Candidatus Acidiferrales bacterium, the proteins below share one genomic window:
- a CDS encoding VWA domain-containing protein — protein sequence MILRRSNTYAMCLLGVSAAFGAGAWAQKKPKLPRPVPMDSGVQMERDRATGDLVFQHPKSGRPAAETPKNIPAVLRVRVNLVEVGCNVFAPDGTAVREIPRSDFQIFQDGVEQNLTHFDASSQGASIALILDASPSVLPDTDAMKAAGEQLIANLSPADEVAVVEFAEHTFLLLPFSRNRELLQKAIARVDVRGLFSQAIGSNIYRSVYLAADELFPGRTGRKAIILLTDGQDSGMGLNLDGEGVRLRPGDPPNRVTLEDVARTLSSQGIEVYAISTQNRPSIMTPEWLAAHQGDSLVTPDALTLGIPAYTDFLAELVRRAGGHLYFMNETRTVANAYREIIQNLSAQYTLGYYPPRTSQPGWHSLRVEVRGQGPVRVVHRLAFYESAELH from the coding sequence ATGATCTTGCGCCGCAGCAACACCTACGCGATGTGTCTTTTGGGGGTATCGGCCGCGTTTGGCGCCGGGGCATGGGCGCAGAAAAAGCCGAAACTGCCAAGGCCCGTGCCGATGGATTCCGGCGTCCAGATGGAGCGCGACCGCGCAACAGGAGACCTGGTTTTCCAGCATCCGAAATCCGGCAGGCCGGCAGCGGAGACGCCGAAAAATATTCCGGCGGTGCTGCGAGTTCGCGTCAATCTGGTCGAAGTCGGGTGCAACGTCTTCGCGCCGGATGGGACGGCCGTGCGCGAGATCCCGCGAAGCGATTTTCAGATTTTTCAGGATGGAGTCGAGCAGAATCTCACGCACTTCGACGCTTCGAGCCAGGGCGCGAGCATTGCGCTGATCCTCGATGCAAGTCCCAGCGTCCTGCCAGATACCGATGCAATGAAAGCGGCTGGGGAACAACTGATTGCCAATCTTTCTCCTGCTGATGAAGTCGCCGTGGTGGAATTTGCCGAGCACACGTTTTTGCTGCTCCCCTTTTCGCGAAATCGAGAGTTGCTGCAGAAAGCCATCGCACGCGTGGATGTGCGCGGCTTGTTCTCGCAGGCGATCGGTTCCAACATTTACCGCTCAGTGTATCTGGCGGCGGATGAACTTTTTCCCGGCCGCACCGGACGCAAAGCGATCATCCTGCTGACGGATGGGCAAGACAGCGGGATGGGGCTCAACCTGGACGGCGAAGGCGTGCGGCTGCGTCCGGGCGATCCGCCGAATCGCGTTACGCTGGAAGACGTGGCGAGGACACTTTCATCGCAGGGCATCGAAGTTTACGCGATCTCGACGCAGAATCGCCCGAGCATAATGACACCCGAATGGCTCGCCGCGCATCAGGGAGATTCGCTGGTCACGCCGGATGCGTTGACGCTGGGCATTCCTGCGTACACGGATTTTTTGGCAGAGCTGGTGCGGCGCGCAGGGGGGCACCTCTATTTCATGAATGAGACGCGAACAGTCGCCAATGCCTATCGCGAAATTATTCAGAATTTGAGCGCGCAATACACGCTGGGCTACTATCCGCCGCGGACAAGCCAGCCGGGCTGGCACTCGTTGCGCGTGGAAGTCCGAGGGCAAGGGCCCGTGCGCGTCGTGCATCGTCTGGCATTTTACGAGTCCGCAGAATTGCATTGA